One uncultured Tolumonas sp. genomic window carries:
- a CDS encoding major coat protein — MEKMKSLVSRATDLSTRTKSALLTGSVLLATGVSTCFADLPDGAQEAFTSYKTDAGTLNGYAWGVILPVAGYFVVIRLAKRFSGKI, encoded by the coding sequence ATGGAAAAAATGAAATCGTTGGTTTCTCGTGCGACTGATTTATCAACTCGCACTAAGTCTGCACTGTTAACTGGTTCTGTGTTGCTTGCTACCGGTGTTTCAACTTGTTTTGCTGATTTGCCTGATGGTGCTCAAGAAGCATTCACTTCTTATAAAACCGATGCGGGAACGCTGAACGGTTATGCATGGGGTGTCATTCTTCCGGTCGCTGGTTACTTTGTTGTAATTCGTCTGGCTAAGCGTTTCTCAGGTAAAATCTAA